One window of Acidobacteriota bacterium genomic DNA carries:
- a CDS encoding GNAT family N-acetyltransferase — MPKHSASKRKYPWTTKIDGSTVTLRLMTAADRDAMLDFGRSLPESDLLFLAVDITQEEAVDDWVRRIQNGHLQTILVEMNGRLVGHASLLHEEQVWTRHLGGIILLLSPEVRGKGLGNILAGEIFARAGELKLRKVMARMAASQKGAIQVFEKLGFKIEALLADCVIDRNDRTHDLIIMSYDVTGLTEE, encoded by the coding sequence ATGCCAAAACATTCCGCATCGAAACGAAAGTATCCGTGGACGACGAAGATCGACGGTTCGACCGTCACTTTGCGTTTGATGACCGCCGCTGACCGTGACGCGATGCTCGACTTCGGCCGCAGCCTTCCGGAATCGGACCTGCTGTTTCTCGCCGTCGACATCACGCAGGAAGAGGCCGTCGACGACTGGGTCCGCCGTATCCAGAACGGCCATTTGCAAACGATCCTTGTCGAGATGAACGGCAGACTCGTCGGCCACGCAAGCCTCCTGCACGAGGAGCAGGTTTGGACCCGGCATCTCGGCGGCATCATTTTGCTGCTTTCGCCGGAAGTTCGCGGCAAAGGCCTCGGGAACATTCTTGCAGGCGAGATCTTTGCCCGGGCGGGCGAGTTGAAACTGAGGAAAGTAATGGCGCGGATGGCCGCTTCGCAAAAAGGCGCGATCCAGGTTTTTGAGAAACTCGGTTTCAAGATCGAAGCATTGCTTGCCGATTGCGTCATCGACCGTAACGACCGGACGCACGACCTGATCATAATGTCGTATGATGTGACTGGACTGACGGAAGAATGA
- a CDS encoding transcriptional regulator, with the protein MPRKKKADETADAQLVIKRHGNRRLYNTETKGYISYDELAELVRDGRDLKVVDSTTKEDVTKAVLIQVILEEEKNKKTILPTEFLFQILRSREDSVQDFFKNHLAASFNAYLKTKEEFDNRFRSMLEMASAAPQMWEKLIPGAEVMREILTGKKKEEDE; encoded by the coding sequence ATGCCGCGCAAGAAAAAAGCCGATGAAACCGCCGACGCACAACTCGTGATCAAACGTCACGGCAACCGGCGACTCTACAACACGGAAACCAAAGGCTACATCAGCTATGACGAACTTGCGGAACTCGTCAGGGACGGTCGCGATTTGAAAGTCGTCGATTCGACCACGAAAGAGGACGTGACGAAGGCAGTATTGATACAGGTCATACTCGAAGAGGAAAAGAACAAAAAGACGATTCTTCCGACCGAGTTTCTGTTTCAGATCCTCCGTTCGCGCGAGGATTCCGTGCAGGATTTCTTCAAGAATCACCTTGCTGCGAGTTTCAACGCTTATCTCAAGACAAAAGAAGAATTCGACAATCGTTTCCGGTCGATGCTCGAAATGGCGAGCGCCGCGCCGCAGATGTGGGAGAAACTGATCCCCGGCGCCGAAGTGATGCGTGAGATCCTTACCGGAAAGAAGAAGGAAGAAGACGAGTGA
- the lpdA gene encoding dihydrolipoyl dehydrogenase: protein MAEQFDVVIIGSGPGGYVAAVRGSQMGLKVALIEKEADARLGGTCGLRGCIPTKALLNAAHLYEKAQHFENFGLKAEGLSYDFEKVQEYKSGVVAKNSAGVTYLMKKNKVTVFNGFGRIAGKGKVEVAYADGKKETVDAKNIIIATGSVVRPIPGFEVDGKQVVNSDQILELNHVPKSMVVLGSGAVGVEFASVYSRFGCETTVVELLDRIVPLEDADVSKELERAFKKRGIKCMTGVKMDKMTKSKSGVKVSGKDSKGKHVELEAEMLLVAIGRMPYLEKLGLENTKVVVNPRGTVKVNEYCETDEPNVYAIGDVIDTAWLAHLASKEGCLVVERIAGKKVEPINQRLVPNCTYCDPEVASVGLTEAKAKEAGYDVKVGKFPFSASGKARILGETDGFIKIVAEKKYDEVLGVHIIGPHATELLAEACVAMSLEATAESIANTIHAHPTVSESMMEAAEGVHDLTIHM, encoded by the coding sequence ATGGCAGAACAATTTGACGTTGTAATTATCGGATCGGGACCGGGCGGATACGTCGCGGCGGTGCGCGGTTCGCAGATGGGGTTGAAGGTCGCGTTGATCGAAAAGGAAGCTGACGCGCGGCTCGGCGGAACCTGCGGACTTCGCGGATGCATCCCGACGAAAGCGCTTTTGAATGCGGCGCATCTTTATGAAAAGGCACAGCATTTTGAGAATTTCGGGCTCAAGGCCGAAGGCTTGAGCTACGACTTCGAAAAGGTCCAGGAATACAAATCGGGCGTCGTCGCCAAAAACTCGGCCGGTGTCACGTATTTGATGAAGAAGAACAAAGTCACTGTTTTCAATGGTTTCGGACGCATCGCCGGAAAAGGCAAGGTCGAGGTCGCGTACGCCGACGGCAAAAAGGAAACGGTTGATGCCAAGAACATCATCATCGCCACCGGCTCGGTCGTTCGCCCGATCCCCGGATTCGAGGTCGACGGCAAACAGGTCGTCAACTCCGATCAGATCCTCGAACTCAACCACGTTCCGAAATCGATGGTCGTTCTCGGCTCCGGCGCGGTTGGCGTCGAGTTCGCCAGCGTTTATTCCCGCTTCGGATGCGAAACGACGGTCGTCGAACTCCTCGACCGGATTGTTCCGCTCGAAGATGCGGATGTTTCGAAAGAACTTGAACGCGCTTTCAAAAAGCGCGGCATCAAGTGCATGACCGGCGTCAAGATGGATAAGATGACGAAGTCAAAGTCGGGCGTCAAGGTTTCGGGCAAGGATTCGAAGGGCAAACACGTCGAACTCGAAGCCGAAATGCTTCTCGTCGCCATCGGCCGGATGCCTTATCTCGAAAAACTCGGGCTCGAAAACACGAAGGTCGTCGTCAATCCGCGCGGCACGGTCAAGGTCAATGAGTATTGCGAGACGGACGAACCGAACGTCTATGCGATCGGCGACGTCATCGACACCGCGTGGCTCGCTCATCTCGCGTCGAAGGAAGGCTGTCTCGTCGTCGAACGGATCGCCGGCAAAAAGGTCGAGCCGATCAACCAGCGCCTGGTCCCGAACTGCACATATTGCGATCCGGAAGTCGCGAGCGTCGGACTGACCGAAGCCAAGGCGAAAGAAGCCGGATACGACGTCAAGGTCGGTAAATTCCCATTCTCGGCAAGCGGCAAGGCGCGAATCCTCGGCGAGACCGACGGATTTATCAAGATCGTCGCCGAGAAAAAATACGACGAAGTCCTCGGCGTCCACATCATCGGTCCGCACGCGACCGAACTTCTCGCCGAAGCCTGCGTCGCGATGAGCCTCGAAGCGACGGCCGAGTCGATCGCGAACACGATCCACGCGCACCCGACCGTTTCCGAATCAATGATGGAAGCCGCCGAAGGTGTCCACGATCTGACGATTCATATGTAG
- a CDS encoding TIGR01777 family protein has protein sequence MKIVIPGGSGQVGRIITRAFTADGHEVVVLSRGSSDANGGRVVQWDAKTQGEWVREIDGADVVVNLAGRIVNCRYNAENRREIMDSRVDSTRAVGAAIVNSKNPPRVWLQASTATIYAHRFDAANDDLTGSIGGSEPDAPDTWNFSIDVARAWEAAANSFEVPNTRLVLMRSAVTMSPDRGGIFDVMLDLVRKGLGGTAGNGRQFISWIHERDFVGALKFLIGHDSISGPVNIASPNPLPNREFMRIFRDSCGTKIGLPASKLMLEIGAIFMRTETELILKSRRVVPRRLLDAGFEFEFADWRDACRDLCERSRARSKR, from the coding sequence ATGAAGATCGTAATTCCGGGCGGATCGGGTCAAGTCGGAAGAATAATTACACGCGCCTTTACGGCGGACGGGCACGAGGTTGTCGTACTCTCCCGCGGCTCGTCGGACGCAAACGGCGGACGCGTCGTTCAATGGGACGCGAAGACGCAAGGCGAATGGGTCCGCGAGATCGACGGTGCGGACGTTGTCGTCAATCTTGCAGGCCGCATCGTTAATTGTCGATACAATGCCGAAAATCGAAGAGAGATTATGGATTCGCGGGTCGATTCGACAAGGGCTGTCGGCGCGGCAATCGTCAATTCAAAGAATCCGCCAAGGGTTTGGCTTCAAGCGTCGACGGCGACTATTTATGCGCATCGGTTCGACGCAGCGAATGACGATCTGACGGGATCGATCGGCGGATCGGAGCCCGACGCACCCGATACGTGGAACTTCAGCATCGACGTCGCGCGCGCCTGGGAAGCCGCCGCAAACTCGTTCGAAGTTCCGAATACGCGGCTCGTGCTGATGCGATCCGCGGTGACGATGTCCCCCGATCGGGGCGGCATTTTCGATGTAATGCTGGACCTTGTCCGCAAAGGTCTCGGCGGAACCGCCGGCAATGGTCGCCAATTCATTTCTTGGATTCACGAGCGTGATTTCGTCGGTGCGTTGAAGTTCCTGATCGGACACGATTCAATTTCGGGCCCAGTCAATATCGCGTCACCCAACCCTTTGCCGAACAGGGAGTTTATGCGGATTTTCAGGGATTCGTGCGGAACGAAGATCGGGCTTCCCGCGTCGAAGCTGATGCTCGAGATCGGCGCGATCTTTATGCGCACCGAGACCGAGCTGATCCTCAAAAGCCGCCGCGTCGTTCCGCGCAGATTGCTCGATGCCGGATTCGAATTTGAATTCGCCGATTGGCGCGATGCGTGTCGGGATCTGTGCGAACGTTCCAGAGCGCGATCCAAGAGGTAA
- a CDS encoding type VI secretion system tube protein Hcp has product MEFEYKPDFCRISYEPKRRCSTVNSLEIKFLYFHRGDAYSHGNPTFLGGDESMAIYLKFEGIEGTGTGKYKGWIELQSCQIAPERGTSNALATITCTKFNDSSSPGIFSEAAGGSEKKATIVFVKGTEAPFLSVELEKAYISAINVGRLHEKTMETFWLSFDKVSYTTSPTAASKDPKDAKDKAMWNFFAK; this is encoded by the coding sequence GTGGAATTTGAGTACAAGCCCGACTTCTGTCGAATCAGTTATGAGCCAAAAAGAAGATGTTCTACTGTCAACAGTCTTGAAATCAAATTCCTTTACTTCCACCGCGGAGATGCGTATAGTCACGGGAATCCAACTTTTCTCGGAGGCGATGAATCCATGGCGATTTATTTGAAATTTGAAGGGATCGAAGGTACCGGGACGGGCAAATATAAAGGCTGGATTGAGCTCCAGTCCTGCCAAATCGCTCCGGAAAGGGGCACATCAAATGCTTTGGCGACCATTACATGTACAAAATTCAACGATAGTTCGAGCCCCGGTATTTTTTCCGAAGCAGCTGGGGGTTCTGAAAAGAAAGCGACCATCGTTTTTGTCAAGGGTACTGAGGCTCCCTTTTTGAGTGTTGAACTGGAGAAAGCATACATTTCGGCGATAAACGTTGGCAGGCTCCATGAGAAAACCATGGAAACGTTTTGGTTGAGTTTTGACAAAGTATCATACACGACCTCGCCAACAGCCGCCTCAAAGGACCCGAAGGATGCTAAGGACAAAGCGATGTGGAATTTCTTTGCTAAATGA
- a CDS encoding alpha/beta fold hydrolase, with protein sequence MDILDGELEVITGFDKEMRSHALPIWFESLVGVDWMLLHMSPVYFGWGVPKGDGSAVIVVPGFLGADVYLYELYLWLSRIGYKPYLSNIGWNAECLNTLSDRLIETIERAHEETGRKVHVIGHSLGGVLSRSAATQHPEMVESVITLGSPFRGVSSHPHVIKLAETIRLRIFRKGDKSDYPQCYTGHCHCAAVTALHRFFPKNISQTAIYTKSDGIVDWQKCRSRFASNNFEVTGTHIGLVFNFQVYKLIGERLAA encoded by the coding sequence ATGGACATTTTAGACGGCGAACTTGAGGTAATTACCGGATTCGACAAGGAAATGCGGTCGCATGCATTGCCGATCTGGTTCGAGTCGTTGGTCGGCGTCGATTGGATGCTGCTCCATATGTCGCCGGTCTATTTCGGTTGGGGGGTTCCGAAAGGCGACGGGTCGGCCGTCATTGTTGTTCCGGGCTTTCTCGGCGCTGACGTCTATCTTTACGAACTTTATCTTTGGCTCTCCCGGATCGGGTACAAACCTTACCTGTCGAACATCGGCTGGAATGCCGAATGCCTTAATACCCTCAGCGATCGGCTGATCGAGACAATTGAACGCGCACACGAAGAAACTGGCCGCAAGGTTCACGTCATCGGACACAGTCTCGGAGGCGTGCTCTCGCGGTCGGCCGCGACGCAGCATCCGGAAATGGTCGAATCCGTGATCACTCTCGGCTCGCCGTTCCGCGGTGTCAGTTCCCACCCGCATGTCATTAAGCTCGCCGAAACGATCAGACTTCGAATCTTCCGAAAAGGTGACAAGAGCGATTATCCGCAATGCTACACGGGGCACTGTCACTGCGCCGCCGTTACCGCGCTGCATCGTTTTTTCCCGAAGAATATCAGTCAAACGGCGATCTACACCAAATCCGACGGCATTGTCGATTGGCAGAAATGCCGCTCGCGTTTCGCGTCCAACAACTTCGAAGTCACAGGTACGCACATCGGCCTCGTCTTTAATTTCCAGGTTTACAAACTGATCGGCGAAAGACTGGCGGCGTGA
- a CDS encoding wax ester/triacylglycerol synthase family O-acyltransferase has protein sequence MSSLDAAFLYLERKECPMHIASTSLFDGDLGYEELVKHIGDRIHAIPRYLQMVVPDPFNLGHPTWEYDENFDIRNHIFEVNAGSSVSRDELIEIAGRILSVVMDRKKPLWELYLVHNVQGAGSAMIAKVHHCMVDGISGVDLIKVIFDIAPEGSPPPPIPEARPVVPKPDPTRVFLDSLLGAMQEGMNRFTEMQAGLLHLTQSMLNPQGLEKLPSLSAALPAAVTPPPILPFNGKCSGERRLAWSEFSFSAARAIRGVLGGTVNDVVLTVLSESVARYVKDHGQSPAGRVVRFMVPVSLRQKDQRGALGNLISFVPIEIPLDIDDLKARFDEVNRKTGLMKEAHLAEGFGVVGAMYSLLPAPIQSILGAVADLPFPPFNMVATNVPGPQIPLYLAGRKLIAQYPYVPIGYGLGLGCAIFSYNQVLYFGLSSDAQAMPDVEKFKEILDEVFEDLKNYAAAMEMKAATAT, from the coding sequence ATGAGTTCGCTTGACGCGGCTTTCCTTTATCTTGAACGAAAGGAATGCCCGATGCATATTGCGTCGACTAGCCTTTTCGATGGGGACCTCGGTTATGAAGAACTCGTCAAACACATCGGCGATCGCATTCACGCGATACCGCGTTACCTTCAAATGGTCGTACCCGACCCGTTCAACCTCGGTCATCCGACTTGGGAATACGACGAGAATTTCGACATCCGCAACCATATTTTTGAGGTCAACGCCGGATCATCGGTCTCTCGAGACGAACTGATCGAAATCGCGGGAAGGATTCTCAGCGTCGTGATGGACCGAAAGAAGCCACTTTGGGAGCTTTATCTCGTTCATAACGTCCAAGGCGCTGGATCGGCGATGATCGCCAAGGTCCATCATTGTATGGTCGACGGCATTTCGGGCGTCGATCTGATCAAGGTCATTTTCGATATCGCGCCCGAAGGGTCGCCGCCGCCGCCGATACCGGAGGCGCGGCCGGTCGTTCCGAAACCTGATCCGACGCGCGTTTTTCTCGATTCCCTGCTCGGTGCAATGCAGGAAGGAATGAACCGATTTACAGAGATGCAGGCCGGGCTTTTGCATCTGACGCAGTCGATGCTGAATCCGCAAGGACTGGAGAAACTGCCGAGTCTGTCGGCCGCGCTTCCGGCGGCCGTAACTCCGCCGCCGATCTTGCCGTTCAATGGCAAATGCTCGGGTGAGCGGCGTCTCGCGTGGAGCGAATTCTCGTTTTCGGCCGCGCGCGCGATTCGCGGAGTTCTCGGCGGAACGGTCAATGACGTCGTCTTGACGGTCCTGAGCGAGTCGGTCGCGCGTTACGTCAAAGACCACGGACAGTCGCCGGCCGGCCGGGTCGTGCGGTTTATGGTCCCCGTCAGTCTCCGCCAAAAGGATCAACGCGGTGCGCTTGGAAATCTGATCTCGTTCGTCCCGATCGAGATCCCGCTCGACATCGACGATCTCAAGGCGCGGTTCGATGAGGTGAACCGCAAAACCGGTTTGATGAAAGAAGCACATCTAGCCGAGGGCTTCGGCGTGGTCGGCGCGATGTACTCGCTTCTTCCGGCGCCGATTCAGTCGATACTCGGCGCGGTCGCGGATCTTCCGTTCCCGCCGTTCAATATGGTCGCGACGAACGTACCGGGCCCCCAAATCCCCCTTTACCTGGCCGGTCGCAAGCTCATCGCGCAGTATCCGTATGTACCGATCGGCTACGGCCTCGGACTCGGCTGCGCGATATTCAGTTACAACCAAGTTCTTTATTTCGGACTCTCATCTGATGCGCAGGCGATGCCTGACGTCGAGAAGTTCAAGGAAATCCTCGACGAGGTATTCGAGGATTTGAAAAACTACGCTGCGGCTATGGAAATGAAGGCTGCGACGGCGACTTGA
- the serA gene encoding phosphoglycerate dehydrogenase — translation MKAEPTSYPRSKVKVLLLENISDAAADELRLSGYVDIARHKGALGEDELVEAIKGVHILGIRSKTHVTKRVLEAADKLLAVGCFCIGTNQVDIKSAMSRGIAVFNAPHANTRSVAELVVGLSVMLIRKVSDKNIAAHRGVWQKDAKGCYELRGKTLGIIGYGNIGSQVSVLAESLGMHVFYYDVVTKLPHGNARQLRELKELLEISEIVTLHVPSDRTTRNLINDDTLKLMRKGSILLNYSRGDVVDLDALRRYIENGKISGAAIDVFPHEPEKNGDAFESVLQNLPNVILTPHIGGSTEEAQANIGFDVSSKLIKYIEFGASEGSHTVPPVSLPLQDKTHRILHIHQNIPGVLSEINSRLSEKGINILGQYLKTNDEVGYVILDVDQELSKEALEVLKGVKGTLRARIVF, via the coding sequence ATGAAAGCCGAACCGACATCCTATCCGCGCAGCAAGGTCAAGGTCCTCCTGCTCGAAAACATCTCTGACGCCGCCGCCGACGAACTTCGTCTCAGCGGCTATGTCGATATCGCCCGGCACAAAGGCGCGCTCGGCGAGGACGAACTTGTCGAGGCGATCAAGGGCGTCCATATTCTCGGCATCCGCTCGAAGACCCACGTCACGAAACGGGTTCTCGAAGCGGCCGACAAACTCCTCGCAGTCGGATGTTTCTGCATCGGGACAAATCAGGTCGATATCAAATCGGCAATGAGCCGCGGAATCGCGGTCTTCAACGCGCCGCATGCCAACACGCGTTCGGTCGCTGAACTCGTCGTCGGCCTCTCGGTGATGCTTATTCGCAAAGTTTCCGACAAGAACATCGCGGCGCACCGGGGCGTTTGGCAAAAGGACGCGAAAGGCTGTTACGAACTACGCGGCAAGACGCTCGGGATCATCGGATACGGGAACATCGGCTCGCAGGTTTCGGTGCTCGCGGAGTCGCTCGGGATGCACGTTTTCTACTACGACGTCGTTACCAAGCTGCCCCACGGCAATGCCCGCCAACTTCGTGAATTAAAAGAACTTCTGGAGATCTCGGAGATCGTCACGCTGCACGTTCCCTCGGACAGGACGACGCGGAATCTGATCAACGACGACACGCTGAAATTGATGCGAAAGGGATCGATCCTCCTCAATTACTCGCGCGGTGACGTCGTCGATCTCGACGCGCTCCGCCGGTACATCGAAAACGGAAAGATCTCGGGCGCGGCGATCGATGTTTTTCCGCACGAGCCGGAAAAGAACGGCGACGCGTTCGAAAGCGTTTTGCAGAATCTTCCGAACGTAATCCTCACGCCGCACATCGGCGGATCGACTGAAGAAGCGCAGGCGAATATCGGATTCGACGTTTCTTCGAAGCTGATCAAATACATCGAGTTCGGCGCGTCCGAAGGCTCGCATACGGTCCCGCCCGTGAGTTTGCCATTGCAGGACAAAACGCACCGCATCCTGCATATCCACCAAAACATCCCGGGCGTGTTGTCCGAGATCAACTCGCGGCTTTCGGAGAAGGGAATCAACATCCTCGGGCAGTATCTGAAAACGAACGACGAGGTCGGATACGTCATCCTCGACGTCGATCAGGAGCTTTCGAAGGAGGCGCTCGAGGTCCTGAAAGGAGTCAAAGGAACCCTGCGCGCGAGGATCGTGTTTTAG